The Limanda limanda chromosome 13, fLimLim1.1, whole genome shotgun sequence region GAAACAGCAGGATAAGCAGAGAAACTAAATCCATCAGTGTCGGTGCTTTTTAATGCGCTTCAGTCAGATTCAGAAAATCCAATGTGTTTATCAATTCACCGGGGCTGAGTTATCGTCTCGCCGGCCCCTAAATCCGTTGTCATTTTGGGGATGGCGCGTCTTCGCCCTTAATTCTCccgttgtcatggaaacagacCTTCCGTGGCGTCTGCaaggagaatgaggaggaggaagaggaggaggaggaggaaggctcCACTGACTTTCAGGACGTGGCTTATGTTCTCTCTCCTGTGCGATGGCTGCAGCACGGAGAACAGAAGAGTTGGAGGAGGGGTACTTTGTTCTCttgtcttttttattgtgctgttTTCCTAAGTTGCAGTAAACAGCTGAGCTGTGAGCAGCACTGCAATCCATAGGGACAAAAATGTGTAGTTGATGAGCTAAAAAGAGAAATAGCATGGAAGTAGAGCACATATCTCCCATTAGAGCTAATCAAGCCGCACCAAATAGCACACAATTATAGAAGTAGTCTCCTAAATAtaccagatttttttcatcatgacCCAGGAATTTTTTCCTGAGAATCAGTGAAAAATCGAAGAATGCCCCCTAAGTGATAACAAATTTTTGGTTCCTCTCCCTGATCGGCACCAAAATCGAATGAGTTCTTCTCTGACTCATaaaacatccttccactaagtttcatgatattttgaccaaaaaatatACACACTGACCGGCAAAAAAACGgataggggtgaaaacataacctccctggcaATGATAATGGTTACTGACAAATGTGGCAGTCATGATGGCGTTGGAGCAAAAGTAAGGTCTCTCCAAAGTCTGTAGGGTTGATATTATTGAAACTACAAATATACTTCTTAGAATAAGTCTGAATATAGACTCTGGACCCTGAAGGAAAAGTGATGGGATCACTAAACTGTGTATGTTTTATCTTCAGGATGAGTCAATCAGTGGTATTCATcatctggggaccatgaatgtcttgAAGCTCATTCATATTTCAGTCTGAACCAAAGAGGTGGACTCACTGACTTTACCCTTGGTGCCATGCCATATGTGTCTGGACAAACCTTACAGAGGTGTTATCACGTGTTCTGGAGCAAAATATATCAGAAATACACAGCAGCAAATATATTGCAAAATGTTTTGATATCCAAATGTGTGTTCAACCACAAAATCACAGAGCAAAAACTCACACTTTATCCCAATCAATATGCTCTGCTGCTCACTGCATCCGCCTCTGTAATTAACTTTTTCACGAAGAACAGAATCAAGTCAAGGTCAGCAGTTTGGACACCCATGGGAGTCAGTAAGGCTCATCTGTTTAGAAACACTTCAGGAGGGCAAGGCCTCGAAACAGCTTGAAGgccactttctcctccttttctctccatctacaTCTCCACCTCTGGCCTTtgcttctctcctcatctccaccTGTTCTCCGCTACCACCTTCCCCCTTTTTCTCAGGCAACCTTGGACTCAATACCACTATTCAAATCTCCCCTGGAGAGTAAATGTACTGAGTCAAACTATTATTACCTTACAGAGTGACATCACTCAGATGTTTTATTCAAAAGCAATAACAAATAACGTAAATGCAATTTGCATGATGAAAAGGGAATTTACCAAAATTAgagttttcaaaatgtttaaccCTTTTGAGATCTTTTTTTCACCTCCACATGGagagttgttttttgtttgttgttgttggcaggattgtgaaaaaaaagagaagaagccaATTTCCATTTAATATTGTGGAGGGCTTTGACCTCACCCAAATAAGAACCTATTCGATTTTGGTATGGATCTGGAAGCGTATCCAGGAATAGGGATTGAGATagagggtgtttttcaacatttccatgGATTTCTCAGATTATAGTCATAGatattgtcatgtttaatgaacTAAAATGTATGAGTatgaaaaatctggatctagtgtaAGAAATTCAGTTTCGTCCGtccgcctgtctgtctgtccgtccagaAAGttgccaaaatggccactaaatccaaaatggcgagcttcctgttgcgtttttcataatgcttcATGAGACTTTTTTGCTTGTCTGGTCATCATACACCTGTGAACCGATTTTTGTGAAGAACGTTCAAAGGGAAACCTTGAGGCTGTGTtctaggtggcgctgttgagccatttagCCACGGCCATttcaaaatactccagaatacgtacatttcaccactttctaattttctgcaaagtttgttAAGTATTTGAGCAGTAttaagccctcaaaaagcccctTCTTTTGCcttaaaaataagaataatcatTCGAAATTCAATAGGGCCTAATAAAGTAAATCTCAGCTTCACAATTAAAGACCTTTGAATCCTCAATACATTTGATATAACATGAGAATCAGTGTCGGTTTGATTTGAATACATGTTTGTAATTGTGGCTTTGACTCATTTAAGTTTCCTTTATGTAGCCAGTAGCTTTTTAATTGTGTTCAAACTGCATGTATTGTTATTAAGCTACCCTCAAAAAAAGTGTTTGCATTTAGCTGCATCAACAACACTGACACCTATTTCTGGCCTGTACTGTAATTATAAACGAGCCTGTGAATGACTTTGTCTTTTGCAGACTCATGAGCATACGAAGTGAAAATATTGTTGATCCTTTGTCTCGggcatcctccctccctctctgcctgccTCTTTTTTTTGGCCTGTTGTTTTTTAGGTACGGGCCTGAGCCACTGGGACTCCacttgtttctcttctctcgTCGTCCCAGGGAGAGAACGAGGGAACTCCTACCCAGAAGTGGGGCGTTCAGCTCTACTCATTAAAAATAATTGGTCTCAGCTCAATTAAGGCTCAGTGATGCCGCTTTGATCCAGGCGGCTCTCTGTGTTTTATCTGTGTCTTTTACATTGAAATGAACTGTTCCGAGTTGGCATGTATTGGGTAAATTGGTTCTGCTGTGTTTATTTCCAGaagaaggggagggagggggggggggtaatagGAGCTATACTCGGGAAAAGATTATACACGTTTGAATGAAACGGGCTTTGATGGTTAAAGAGGCTGACATCAAACCTTCTGGTCTCCGCTGCGGCACCTTGCGAGACGGTCCGTCGTCCCGAGACGACAGAGACGGATCACTTTactttctctcttcccccctGCTCTCTGTGATTTGTTGCTCCTGGCTTCTCCTGTTTGCAGATGAGTACCGCAAGGGATACTGCGAGCGAACACGCCGATACcaaagagacacaagacacatAAAAGTTCATGCACAGTGCACACATGCACCCACTCTCCCAGCCACATGCCCACACGTCCACTCACACAGGCTGTATTTCTCACGCTCACACACGCTCACCGTCACTTTATGGAAGAAGCTCTGCAGTATGAGCATGTTAATGTGCTGGCAGTGCTTCCTGACACAGAGGGAAGCTGTTCTCTTGAATCCGAATAGCCCAGGGACAGAAAAGGATACTAAGCCAAGCCTTGACTGCAGTTATGATCCAACACTGCTTCTTTAATCatcccctttctcctcctcttccacctctcttATTTCTCCGTCCTTGTTCTTTCTCAGTTTTCTAATCTCCGGTCCCTCTGCACATCTCCATCCATTTCTCCTCAATCTAGCCCTCCTTCCCTGCACACTACATCCAAcctatttctctcttttcttttctgtcttgtTGTAGGTTATCCGTGCAAGAGTTCCACAGTTCTACATGCATGCAcaatactgcacacacacagtggacatCAATGCATTTTTAATATCCACATTCAGTGGAGTTTTCCTCAGAAATGCCTCTAAGACATGCATTAATGCAGAGCCACCTAAACACACGGTCATCACTGCAGTTATTATGCAGATGTGCACACATAAGCATGTATGTGAAAACGTGCAAAAGCAATACACGAGTCATAGATGCATGCCTTGATGCCACACACATCTTTTTCCAAAGCACTTACGTTGggaaaaatatgctttaatCAATGGTGTAACAATTGAAGGAACATTCGACACATACTGAAAATGATGAATGGATGTCTGTCAAGATTCTTGTTTATTACTTTGCAGGTAGACCATGACGATTATTGGGAAAGATCAAACACACTGCGGGTTTCTATTACATTTAAAGTCTATGTGGATTTGTCAAAGGGAAGAACAGCCTCCTCTGCTGGAGCGAAAAAATGTGACAAAGTATAAAAGTACTTATTAAAGGGAGCCAGAACGTAACTGAATGCTATaaggaataaatgaatgaatgttggTTCATGTGTTTGACTTCGTAGAAACCACAGGACAGTGGAGCACAATTGGTGATGGAGCTCAGTGGTTCAgctgtcgtggcaatttctagAATGACATTTGGCTTAtccctcccactctggttggggttgttacaaagtcaaaggtcaggaTCTTCTGATGAGATTGAGGCAACAATGCCTTAGTTAAAGCAATCAGGCaaagattcattcagttgtacaGGATATAGcatgatcaaggttacattgtatAAGAGTCAATCATGATCAATTTTTCCCTTACACAGCCCTCAGCAGCGATTGTTTAACCATCTCTTTGACGAACAGGACATGCAGGGTTCTGCAGAAGCTTTCCGATTGTGTGGGTCCTTAAATTAGTAATCGATGAAAGCATGAGAAGAGAACAAGAGACTTGAAATGGTTTGGCATTCAGTCCGGCACCTGAGGGAGAGCAAAGTTAGCAGGAAGCCCAGGATTTCCAGTAGAAGACTCTACAGCCGTATCTGCGACTTGCATTGCCTCTACCGAAGGCGCGTCGAACCTTCTGCTGTTGCTCGGTATCTTCGGGCCACTGGAGGGTATTTCCATTTTCAGCTTTGAAATATTCAGAGATCATATCTGCAAATGTCCGAGTCTTTGTATATTCCTATggaacaaaatattaaaaataatgtgaaaaatTGTAAGGGAACAGACTGGAAACATCTAAAAACATTACCTCAATATGTATGTACGTTTCATATACCAAAGTTTACATTTCGCTTTTAACATTGGATTGTTGCCATGAAAGTAAATGTTGTGTAAGTACTCTGTTTGATCTGCACATTCCTGGAGGGACAGCTCAGAGGAAAATCAATGAGAGAAAGACTGGTTCAGTATCTCTGAGAGAACcagaaaaaatactttaaacagaTGAAGCAAAATAAGATATATGTGTACAAATATGAacaaactttacatttaaaaaaatctatagaCCATCACATCCAGATGTATGGAACATAATCATAGCTGTGACCTGGAGACTGCTTTCAATCAATGGGAGGATTTTGTGCTGTGCTCAGTATTAGGAACATGCATGCAGAAAGGTATTGAAGAAAATGAAGACATCTTACCTGCTTTTCTTGCAATCTCTTGAGCCATGACAACGAGTCTTGCAGCCGTTGCACGTCGCTAATTTCCTGCTCAATTTCCAGGTTTTTCGCTGCACATGATACAGAACACAGAAGGGCCAAAATGCAGAAGATATAGGCCATCCTTAGTCAGAAAATCAAGCTTGggtgcttttttttcttgggaAGACACCACAACGTCACTGCTGTGCACCCTAACAGAAGAATACTCTGAGAGGACTATTTTATATGTTGTACCTAGGTCAAAAAAAGGGAGGAGTATCCTGGTTATCTGCGTAAAGGCCCCAATCAGTGCACTGAGGCATGTATTATGTAATTTACAGCTGTCATTAGGGGTGAGACAAAGGTCTAAATAAGGATGCTTTCACCAACCCGATGGTGTGaccatttaaataaacacacagtaaaagCACACTGTTGTAAAAGAAAAGGTCATCTTGACGTTGTCATTGGTAAAAGatcccctctgcctcctcctttcAAGCCAAATCCCTGCACGAGAAATGCTTTGTGCAttcaagtaaaaataaaaaatgaatgatgCACAAACACTGGggaaacaattattttatcaaCCCTGCGCTGCAGTGAAATTGAATCAACGGGtagagcagagacactggggCGTCCAGAGGCCATGAAGGTCACTTGATCATTTGTTACACCCTCATGAGTTtggtctctttgcatctgtgcATCTCTTTAATGAGATTTCTGCTCTGTTTAACTTTACAGTTCTACTGCATCCGAATCGAGAGGCGTTTTAATGAGTTTGTTATGGTACATGCTGTAAACGTGCAGCCGCATTACATGGAAAAATGtggtaattttctttttttatgtttataagGCATATGCCAGGGTTTTATTACGGTACAGTGTTTTTAATTCAGATGAATGCAAAGCCTAATTGAGTCTATAGAAGTGCACATTGTGAGTTAAATTTTAtggaaaatgggaaaaaaaaagcatgtaTTCTgcacctctccttctccttccctctgtttctcctcaACACCACCAAGTGATAAGCCGTCTCATGGTCAGATGCACAAGCCAAAGGCAGCAAAGACTATTAGgtttaataaacacaaaattCACTAATAAATCTCCGGTATATTTATGGCGATCAGTGTTAATTATGTAAAGCCTCTATGTAAAGGAGCAGGTTAAGACAGATTAATGATTGTATAAAATGAGCAAATTAAATCTTTTCTCATTATACATTGtgacaaatacaataaaagacATGATTGAATACCAGTTGTTTCCAGATCATTTTCACAGTATACAGCATTTAATATATAGTTTGTATATTGCTTCATAAACCTGCATTATAACTTCATAAGTCACAAGAAATCACTTCATCTGTTATTGTTCAGGATTGAGATCTGACCTGGGGAAAACAAATGTGCATTCAATGGAgccaaaatacatttaatactttgtaatccactttttcttttttctttactgtttGATGCTATTCCGAGTTGGAGTCTATCCTCCAATGTGTGAAGCTAATCTGTAACAGAATCAGTGGAAATAGCTTTCTAGCACGTGTGTAGATACAAACCTAGAAGGACACGTCCTTCTAAAACAGGAGACGACCTTAAAGCGCATCAACCTCTCAACAAATCGCCATTTTAACGCAATTAGAGAGTTGTAGAAGCCGAATATAGCTGCCTAAACAATTAGTAAGTGCAGTGTCGGATGCAGAATAATCCTGTTAAGAAGGCTACAGAGAGCGCTTGACAGCAAGAGTGTTTCCATACATGCTGACAACTGTCTGCACCTGGCCATGTATGACTTATCGAATTCAAGGTGGCATTCAAGAAGAGGCTGCTTCTCATACCTGCTATATCAGGACTCCCAGATGTTTTGAGATGCTGAGccaaaaatgtctaaatatgATTAAATCAGTGtgatacttttatttattattatgacaTCCTAGGTTTTTAATTCAGCTCTTCGTCAGCTGTTACATAAGCACACGAGGCAGAGTGTTATTTATGACCGCGAGCAGTCGATATCTGGGATTAATCTGCGAGCcaaaaagaaacagtttgtgtttgtggacatTATTGCGCTTATTTGCATCGAGCTCCATTGGGATGTATTGATCACGGTGGCAGATATGGATGAGCGAGCGTGAAGGACTGTTCCTCTGAGGTTTATTGCTCCAGTGATAGTTCTCTGAGTGGAAAATGTGGAGGAATAATATGCTGAGGGAAATCAAGATTCatagttttctttatttatttgtggatGGAAATAGATGGATTACATATTCATTACGTTTTTGATAATGGATTCTTTCAATTCATGGTTACAATTTGGAATCATTGGCCAAAACACTATATCACAAAATATGCATTATTACTCCTCATTTGTATTTAATCTTAATACATTTTCCTTCTCTTGTTCATCTAGTAACACAAGTATGAGATAGTGACATTTGTTTGTCTCCATGCACCATTTAACATGCTGGAATTCAAAGGAATGTCTTTTTAGAGTGAGGGAACAAATGACTCAGTGTTTGCATTTGGAAACAATTTCAAAGCAAGAGAAGGTCACATTTACGCCCACTTTCACTCCAGATGGTTGAGGAACATTGGTGTCATTTGCTGTGACCTAATAGCTTCAACGTCATTGACTTGACGGCAGCCGCTTCTCAGGTCACTTAGAGCGAAGTAGCAAACATGTCATTGACATCACTGAGTGGACGGGAGTGGaaggcttttgtttgttttttaatcaaaaagATCTTTTGTTATCACATGGTGCTACATGACATTTTATCAGTTAAGGTAAACACCGTAACAGATGGCTTGTTTTCAATATGTTAGaacgtttttttaaaatattaatactaATAGCATGTTAGAAAAATATGTTGGGTGAAGCATTTAAAGTAAAAcactcaaagtaaaaaataaagcatttacAATCCAGAAAAAGATAATATGTAAAAACTAAATAGGATACAGTGCAGCTGTTGCTACGAGTACCTTTTCCACTGCCATAATTAGTTGTTATTCAgcctaaaaatgtattaattactTTCCAGTGGCAAACTACAGCATCCATAAAATATCATGGATCACTAAATGTTTCATTAAATTTAATATTCACTATTTTCAGAGCTTATATAACTGCCATCATAGATGATTGGCTATTTGGTTGAAGAATGTTTTCCATTTATTGGAAAAGGATCGGATAGGTATGATAAATGTGAGAGTTCCCTCTCACATTTATCATATTTTAGATGACATTGAAAATCAGTTGTTGTTAAAAGCTGTCCCCACGTCCGTCACCTGGACGAGCCTGTACCGGTTTCCTACAGACTTGACAACGGCTGACAACACTTTCTAGAGCGGGTCCCTTGACGGTCCGAGGAACAGGTTTACTGGAGgggagaagaaaacacaaacacagagttacAGATGGCAAGGGCAGATCCAGGGGAGGGGACAGGGGGGCACTGGCCCTCAAGTGAGCATGTCTTGTCAgtagttatttttcttttaataaagtAGTTCACTTACCAACAATAAATGTGGCAACCTGTagctatagagctaacagtaaacaagaaCTACTTACTTAGTGtgttggcccctctgtgtaaatgttACCTCTTAATGTCCCCTGATTCAGAAAAAGTGTCGTGGAGTTGTGGATCACAGCTGTTTAGATGATAGATTTAAAGTAATATGTTAAAAGTGTTAACAAACCCATTGAAATCAAGAAGATTTCAATTTATATGGGGAATTGTGTGTTATAAGAGCAAATATCTGTTATATTCAGAATTTGATTCATGGCAGGGTGGATTAGGATCTGAATCTGTGCTCAAATGCAtcagaaaagtgaaaaacaaacgcTTAAGAGAATTGTTTGACTTAACAATTGTTTTCATGCGGCATTCCCCATCCCGAAAATTCAGGCTTAACCACTGCGTAAAAACAGAAGTAAACAGTTTACCTGAACATGTTGTTGGGGTCGAGGGAGGCCAACCAGTAGCTGTAGGAGTCGGGGTAGTAGTTACATGTTCCCTTGCCGTGACATTCAATGAAGGGCACTTGGCGGAAACTTTCTAGACATGAGCCAGGAGAAACCAGAGGCTGGGAGGAGCCATCTGCACCAACGCCTGTTTGCTAGAATGAATAAAAGGTCCAAAGAAGACTAATTATTAGGGAAATGTCAGTTAAGGAGATCTAGTGATTCAGAGGAACCAAGTACTGGTCTCTTTACCATGACAAATGAGTGTCCAGTCCACAGGGACTCCCATCCCTGGGGACATTGAGGTATCCGAGTTGTCTGGCTGTGGACGGCTATAACATTGGAGGTGGTTTCACACACTGAGCACCTAaaccacacatgcaaacaccaaCATTAATAGAATCATGCTCCATAAACAACTTCAGTTAACGAAAATCATATGGAATTAAATCAAATTCCTATTTCAACTATATAGGACATTTTTGTGAATGCACTGCTCCACCTGCTGATGTAGGAAGCCAGTTTATCCCCTGCGATGGCAACCATGTTGGTGGGCATGGGAGCGTCAGTGGACAACCAGTACGAGTAGTCATTTCGAGAAGCGTAGCGACAGTTACTCTCTGTGTCACAGAACAGGAAGGGCATGGTGGAGAACCGAGGAAGGCAGCTTCCCATTGTGCCTGAGAGACAGTTTCAAGGGGTAGACAGATGTCATCAAATGTCTCAAACAAAAAGAAGCTTATCTTGTATGAAGGTTTCTTACCGAGGTCCTGACCATGAGCTTTCTCATTTCcattgatgaagaggagggagtaTCCAGAGTAGATGAAGCTGGAGCCATGAGGGCAGTCAGGGACATGGTTGCTTTGACTGTGTCTCGCTATCAGGAAACTGTCAGTGTGAAATGAAAAACCTCTACCGGGCAACCCCACAGGCCCCTTTAGACCTGGGTCTCCGGTTCTACCTTCTGAACCTGCAGAGTACAGAACAAAATGTACAATTTTCGGCTTAAAAGTTCCCTGTCTTTGCCACTGTCACTGTTCTCACTGGATTACCACCCAGATTTACAAGTATACAATGCAAGCAACCACTCATGTGCCCCTCGATGTAGAAAGGCATCATATAAAGAAAGGCACAAGAGCTTATTCCACTGGTATCCATGTTAACACATCTTCAACATCTTTCAGCCTATACACATACCTGGAAACCCGGCTCTTCCTGTGTCTCCTTTGCGGCCAGGAAAACCGGGCAGGCCGAGTGGGCTGGAACCACGCACCCCTTTGATTCCTGGCTGACCTGGGGAAGATACATCTAGTGTCACATAGTATCACAAAGGGCAACTTCATGGAAGCAGCattatttgaaaatactgtCCATCACATGACACATTATTATATCACACAATATGACAAACTGCGGAAAAAACAATGCAAAGATTGAACTGAGATTAAATTTACGAACCTTGATGGCCAGGTGGTCCTGACACTCCCGTGCTTCCTGGGGCTCCATGATTTCCAGAGGGACCAGGTAAGCCAGGAGGCCCTGGTTCATATATTATTTTGCCAAACACTTGTTCGCCTTTAGGGCCTGTAGCGATAGGTGAGAAATAATCGAGATTGGTGGTTTTCGGAAATGTGCATCAACTCTACCGGGAATGTCAGTAGAACTAAATCTAGAAGATATTATCGGGGCACATTGTTATCACTGCTTATCGAGAAGAAAAGTCAAACAGACTTCTGACGCACCAGGTTGTCCATGAAATCCTTTGTGTCCCGGTGGTCCTGGCGGGCCTGGGATGTATCCGGGGTCTCCCGTCCCACCTAAAATACACATGTTATAATTCGATTTCAAGTAGCTTTGCCTCAAACCTTATTTCATATATTCTTTCTCATAGTGTATGCtagaaaaaaagtgaaatttaTCCTCAAGaatattcttttatttctatCCCAGTCATTT contains the following coding sequences:
- the LOC133017498 gene encoding somatostatin-1A-like, producing the protein MAYIFCILALLCSVSCAAKNLEIEQEISDVQRLQDSLSWLKRLQEKQEYTKTRTFADMISEYFKAENGNTLQWPEDTEQQQKVRRAFGRGNASRRYGCRVFYWKSWASC